In a single window of the Elaeis guineensis isolate ETL-2024a chromosome 6, EG11, whole genome shotgun sequence genome:
- the LOC105046686 gene encoding cyclic nucleotide-gated ion channel 2 — translation MSLFSKFHSFISRWVGAFQHQKIRSGDDDDNDSSNESGGGGGNPIPPPAAVECYACTQPGVPAFHSTSCDRAHTPEWEASAGSSLIPIRNQPAARPAAPQRRPNSWIFGSVLDPRSGRVRRWNRAILLGRAVALALDPLFFYALSIGRDGAPCLYMDGGLAAVVTGLRTCADAVHLTHVWLQLRVAYVSRESLVVGCGKLVWDARTIAAHYLRSLKGFWFDIFVILPVPQAVFWLVIPKLIREEEIKLIMTILLLIFLFQFLPKVYHSICVMRRMQKVTGYIFGTIWWGFCLNLIAYFIASHVAGGCWYVLAIQRVASCLQQQCEKNNNCDLVSLACSKEVCYRLPLPLGMHGLACESNLTTAIGIQNIPVCLNVNGPFRYGIYNWALPVVSSSSLAVKIFFPIFWGLMTLSTFGNDLEPTSHWLEVIFSIIIVLSGLMLFTLLIGNIQVFLHAVMARKRKMQLRFRDMEWWMKRRQLPSRLRQRVRQYECQRWLAMRGEDEVNMIEDLPEGLRRDIKRYLCLDLIKKVPFFHNLDELILDNICDRVKPLVFSKGEKVIREGDPVHCMVFVVRGQLKSSQHLSQGMVATCMLGPGNFLGDELLSWCLRRPFVDRLPASSATFECIEPTEAFGLVAPHLRYITEHFRYSFANERLKRTARYYSSNWRTWAAVNIQLAWHRYRMRTGGMVIPPSELGDGERRLRLYAAMFMSLRPHDHLE, via the exons ATGTCTTTGTTTTCTAAATTCCACTCTTTCATCTCAAG GTGGGTGGGAGCGTTCCAGCACCAAAAGATCCGGTCGGGCGACGATGATGACAATGATAGCAGCAATGAgagtggcggcggcggcggcaacCCGATACCGCCGCCTGCAGCGGTGGAGTGCTACGCATGCACGCAGCCGGGCGTGCCGGCGTTCCACTCCACCAGCTGCGACCGCGCCCACACGCCGGAGTGGGAGGCCAGCGCCGGCTCCTCGCTGATCCCGATCCGGAACCAGCCCGCCGCCCGCCCCGCGGCCCCGCAACGCCGGCCGAATTCCTGGATCTTCGGCTCGGTTCTCGATCCGAGGAGCGGGCGAGTCCGGCGGTGGAACCGGGCGATACTGCTGGGCCGGGCGGTGGCGCTGGCGCTGGACCCGCTGTTCTTCTATGCGCTGTCGATCGGGCGGGACGGCGCGCCGTGCCTGTACATGGACGGCGGGCTGGCGGCGGTGGTCACGGGGCTGCGCACGTGCGCCGATGCGGTGCACTTGACGCACGTGTGGCTGCAGCTCCGGGTGGCGTACGTGTCGAGGGAGTCGCTGGTGGTGGGTTGCGGCAAGCTGGTGTGGGACGCCCGGACCATCGCCGCCCACTACCTGCGCTCCCTCAAAGGCTTCTGGTTCGACATCTTTGTCATCCTCCCGGTGCCCCAG GCTGTCTTTTGGCTGGTTATACCAAAAttgataagagaagaagagattaagCTCATAATGACTATCCTTCTGTTGATCTTCTTGTTCCAATTCCTCCCCAAGGTATATCACAGCATCTGTGTGATGAGAAGGATGCAGAAAGTTACTGGCTACATTTTTGGAACAATCTGGTGGGGCTTTTGCCTCAACCTAATAGCTTACTTTATTGCCTCTCAT GTAGCTGGTGGGTGTTGGTATGTTCTTGCAATTCAACGTGTCGCCTCGTGCCTCCAACAACAATGTGAGAAGAACAACAATTGTGATCTTGTATCATTGGCCTGTTCCAAGGAGGTCTGTTACCGTCTTCCCTTACCATTAGGCATGCATGGATTAGCATGTGAGAGTAACTTGACAACAGCCATTGGAATCCAAAATATTCCAGTTTGTTTAAATGTCAATGGACCATTCCGTTATGGGATCTACAATTGGGCTCTCCCTGTTGTTTCCAGCAGCTCACTTGCTGTCAAAATCTTTTTCCCTATATTTTGGGGACTTATGACTCTAAG CACTTTTGGCAATGATCTCGAGCCTACAAGTCACTGGTTAGAGGTCAtattcagtatcatcatcgtatTAAGTGGTCTAATGCTCTTCACTTTGTTGATTGGTAATATTCAG GTATTCTTGCATGCGGTCATGGCGAGGAAGAGAAAGATGCAATTACGGTTTCGAGACATGGAATGGTGGATGAAGCGGAGACAGCTACCGTCACGCCTGAGACAGAGAGTCCGCCAGTATGAATGCCAGAGATGGCTGGCAATGAGAGGGGAGGATGAAGTCAACATGATCGAAGACTTGCCAGAAGGACTAAGGCGAGACATAAAGCGCTATCTCTGCCTTGATCTCATTAAGAAG GTGCCATTCTTCCACAACTTGGATGAACTTATCCTTGACAATATCTGTGATAGAGTTAAACCCCTTGTTTTCTCCAAGGGTGAAAAG GTAATCAGAGAAGGAGATCCCGTTCATTGCATGGTGTTTGTTGTCCGAGGCCAATTGAAGAGTAGCCAGCACCTCAGTCAAGGCATGGTGGCCACATGCATGCTAGGCCCTGGAAACTTCCTAGGGGATGAGCTCCTATCATGGTGCCTCCGCCGCCCTTTTGTTGATCGGCTACCGGCTTCTTCTGCCACCTTCGAGTGCATAGAGCCAACTGAGGCCTTTGGTTTGGTTGCACCCCATCTTCGATACATCACCGAGCACTTCAGGTACAGCTTCGCAAACGAGAGGCTCAAGAGAACAGCGAGGTACTACTCATCAAACTGGAGGACATGGGCAGCTGTTAACATACAGCTAGCCTGGCACCGATACAGAATGAGGACTGGAGGCATGGTGATTCCACCATCAGAACTGGGTGATGGTGAACGACGCCTTCGGCTCTATGCGGCAATGTTCATGTCGCTTCGACCTCACGACCACCTCGAATAG